Proteins from one Anastrepha obliqua isolate idAnaObli1 chromosome 2, idAnaObli1_1.0, whole genome shotgun sequence genomic window:
- the LOC129238133 gene encoding uncharacterized protein LOC129238133: protein MAIWTTITQILTGLGCFLEYLHRFQLADSPFCPSCSNTVESAEYVAFHCRRFCEERAILAKAFEHPPSHARFVQDMCSTITKWDAAKTFAATVVTKLNRVDWERKAQKREQQLLLQQQQRQQQYRRQTQTLEPNTHNSTELKTRQSLSKA from the coding sequence ATGGCGATATGGACTACTATAACTCAAATACTGACCGGACTCGGCTGCTTCCTTGAATATCTACACCGCTTCCAGCTGGCCGACAGCCCTTTTTGCCCGAGTTGCTCGAATACAGTCGAGAGCGCAGAATATGTGGCCTTTCACTGCAGACGTTTCTGTGAAGAACGAGCAATACTGGCGAAGGCATTCGAACATCCGCCATCCCACGCAAGATTCGTCCAGGATATGTGCTCGACCATCACTAAATGGGACGCCGCAAAAACGTTCGCGGCTACAGTCGTGACGAAGCTCAATCGCGTTGACTGGGAAAGGAAAGCCCAGAAACGAGAGCAGCAGTTGCtactgcagcaacaacagcggcagcagcagtacCGACGACAGACACAGACGCTTGAGCCAAACACTCACAACAGTACCGAACTGAAGACAAGACAATCGCTTTCGAAGGCGTAA